One Temnothorax longispinosus isolate EJ_2023e unplaced genomic scaffold, Tlon_JGU_v1 HiC_scaffold_590, whole genome shotgun sequence DNA segment encodes these proteins:
- the LOC139824821 gene encoding F-box/WD repeat-containing protein 9-like produces MWPGASWLLCPARQDKRSWMLSYVAIKQQTALWKQQESRKKRLFIKVHHRPCSCSIGPVLLIHVNGISHVVYTSKRDLLYKKLPSRKILSHKIKNSARIKFAHDTCIEEMTAIDNTIYSCGADNTVRSWVLTNTGLNRQRIYDLQRSDRLDSTLMCISSCPKSNLFVTGSSCGTVYVFDSRSRNNPIKHYRPCPRDVINLAMNTQYIVSANEDKTVSVWDQRAGRVIKSITIPGEALCTCMNMRRDWVFIGDRDAKLHILNLNNDFEPVKSYSTEHTDMITGVRLTRECLITSSRDGTVRISSLTDPPQPIATLCSEMRYIFDVSIARIRFAENIVSLILKKKFVKHQRVK; encoded by the exons ATGTGGCCGGGTGCTAGCTGGCTCTTATGTCCCG CGAGACAAGACAAACGGAGTTGGATGTTGTCATACGTTGCAATCAAACAACAAACAGCACTGTGGAAACAGCAAGAATCTAGAAAGAAGAGATTGTTCATTAAGGTTCATCATCGTCCATGCAGTTGCAGTATAGGTCCTGTGTTACTGATACATGTA AATGGAATCTCTCATGTAGTTTATACGTCAAAACGAGACTTACTTTACAAGAAACTTCCCTCACGCAAAATATTATCTCACAAAATCAAGAATTCCGCCCGTATCAAATTCGCACATGACACATGTATCGAGGAAATGACGGCGATAGACAACACGATCTACAGTTGCGGTGCTGATAATACGGTCAGGTCGTGGGTGCTCACTAACACCGGTCTTAACCGTCAGAGAATTTACGATTT ACAGAGGAGCGACAGATTAGATTCGACATTAATGTGCATATCATCGTGTCCGAAGAGTAATCTCTTTGTGACCGGCTCATCCTGCGGGACTGTGTACGTGTTCGACTCGAGATCGAGAAATAACCCGATCAAGCATTACCGACCTTGCCCTAGAGACGTGATTAACCTGGCCATGAACACACAATACATCGTGTCCGCCAACGAGGACAAGACGGTATCCGTTTGGGATCAAAGAGCCGGACGGGTCATAAAGTCTATCACA ATTCCAGGTGAAGCGCTCTGTACGTGCATGAATATGCGACGAGATTGGGTTTTTATCGGCGACAGGGACGCGAAGTTGCACATACTAAATCTAAATAACGATTTTGAGCCAGTGAAATCTTATTCCACCGAGCATACGGACATGATAACGGGAGTGCGTCTGACGCGCGAATGCCTGATAACAAGTTCCAGGGATGGCACTGTCAGAATTTCGAGCCTTACGGATCCGCCACAGCCCATCGCTACTTTATGTTCAGAGATGAGATATATCTTCGACGTGAGTATCGCACGTATAAGATTTGCTGAAAATATCGTATCAttgattttgaagaaaaaatttgttaaacatcaacgtgtaaaataa